A genomic stretch from Erysipelothrix sp. HDW6C includes:
- a CDS encoding RidA family protein gives MERKQIRVTDGPKAIGPYSSAIQAGETLYISGQLPVDVSSQIVGDSIGDQTKQAIDNLELTLQAAGLTLNDVVKTTVFLSDFNNFDKMNQIYAIYFTHPYPARSCFEVSRLPKDALVEIEAIAVAKVMPSFEPEPTNEDCEGRYCED, from the coding sequence ATGGAACGAAAACAGATACGTGTTACAGATGGACCGAAAGCAATTGGCCCATACTCAAGTGCGATTCAAGCAGGCGAAACCCTTTATATTTCTGGGCAACTCCCTGTGGATGTGTCCTCGCAAATTGTAGGTGATTCAATTGGTGACCAAACGAAACAAGCGATTGATAATTTGGAATTGACGCTACAAGCTGCTGGACTTACTTTGAATGATGTTGTCAAGACAACAGTTTTCTTAAGTGACTTCAATAATTTTGATAAAATGAATCAAATCTATGCAATTTATTTTACTCATCCCTATCCGGCACGCAGCTGTTTTGAGGTAAGCCGTTTGCCGAAAGATGCATTGGTTGAAATAGAAGCAATTGCGGTGGCAAAAGTGATGCCATCATTTGAACCAGAACCTACAAACGAAGATTGTGAAGGACGTTACTGCGAAGACTAA
- a CDS encoding mechanosensitive ion channel protein MscL encodes MIEDFNGFIGIAVLVVIVIGSIFGFTNFNKRLKKQDETDEYYRDLL; translated from the coding sequence ATGATTGAAGATTTTAATGGATTTATAGGCATTGCTGTGTTGGTTGTTATTGTGATTGGGTCAATCTTTGGATTCACAAATTTCAATAAACGCCTTAAGAAACAAGACGAGACGGACGAGTACTACCGCGACCTTCTCTAA
- a CDS encoding tRNA (cytidine(34)-2'-O)-methyltransferase encodes MIHVVLYEPEIPQNTGNIMRTCAASGAQLHLIEPLGFILDEKRVKRSVMDYSDDLVLRRHVDWEAFVAQATGPMFFLTRYGEYTHSDFDYAAIDEDIYLVFGKESTGIPKEILKANYAHCFRIPMAPSARSMNLSNTVAICVFEVLRQKNYEGLSRVEVQKGKDFLKDYE; translated from the coding sequence ATGATTCACGTCGTACTGTATGAGCCGGAAATCCCACAAAACACGGGTAACATTATGCGGACATGTGCCGCAAGTGGTGCACAACTTCATTTAATTGAACCATTGGGATTCATTCTTGATGAGAAGCGCGTTAAGCGTAGTGTCATGGACTATTCCGATGATTTGGTATTAAGACGTCATGTCGATTGGGAAGCGTTTGTAGCGCAGGCTACAGGCCCCATGTTCTTCTTGACCCGTTACGGTGAGTATACTCATTCTGATTTTGATTATGCTGCAATTGATGAAGACATTTATCTTGTATTTGGAAAAGAAAGCACCGGTATTCCTAAGGAAATTCTTAAAGCGAACTATGCCCATTGTTTCCGAATCCCAATGGCACCTTCTGCACGAAGTATGAACCTTTCAAATACCGTGGCAATTTGTGTCTTCGAGGTGTTGCGACAAAAGAATTATGAAGGGTTATCACGTGTTGAAGTCCAAAAAGGAAAAGACTTCCTCAAAGATTATGAGTGA
- a CDS encoding TIGR01906 family membrane protein: MKRNLYVVAVMLFILNIVISAILMLSFNRGYYAKTYRHLNTAETIGISDADLKRATNGLLDYIKDKRDDLDIVVTVAGEDVQMFNQREKDHMVDVKDLYLTVVNFRSITTIFVAIMLVVSLGSGDYLDMALSRDTMKVALSCLGLLFGVVGVFAILDFQSFWITFHKIVFSNDLWLLDPRVDRLIMMVPERFFMGLVYRIIAAVVAIAAVSGGILMWLERVVKKNDSRRTV; encoded by the coding sequence TTGAAGCGGAATTTATATGTTGTAGCGGTGATGCTCTTTATTTTAAATATTGTAATCTCCGCGATTCTCATGTTGTCCTTTAACCGCGGTTATTATGCAAAAACGTACCGTCATTTGAACACAGCGGAAACGATTGGCATCAGTGATGCAGACTTAAAGCGTGCGACAAATGGTCTTTTGGATTACATCAAGGACAAGCGCGATGATTTGGATATTGTTGTTACAGTTGCAGGGGAAGATGTGCAAATGTTCAACCAACGTGAAAAAGACCATATGGTTGACGTCAAAGACTTATACCTTACGGTTGTCAACTTTCGCAGTATTACGACCATATTCGTGGCAATCATGTTAGTTGTAAGTTTGGGTTCTGGAGATTACTTGGATATGGCGTTGAGCCGCGATACAATGAAAGTTGCGCTGTCATGTCTTGGTTTACTCTTTGGTGTTGTGGGTGTCTTCGCTATCTTGGACTTTCAGTCCTTTTGGATTACGTTTCATAAGATCGTATTCAGTAATGACTTATGGTTACTTGATCCACGTGTAGATCGCTTAATTATGATGGTCCCTGAGCGATTCTTTATGGGACTTGTTTATCGAATTATTGCTGCCGTTGTAGCGATTGCTGCTGTGAGTGGTGGTATCTTAATGTGGTTGGAAAGGGTGGTGAAGAAAAATGATTCACGTCGTACTGTATGA